Proteins from a single region of Rhinolophus sinicus isolate RSC01 linkage group LG13, ASM3656204v1, whole genome shotgun sequence:
- the LOC109439916 gene encoding uncharacterized protein LOC109439916 isoform X2, with translation MAAEVPRVTTPLSPLVQVPQEDDKQEEEEEVTTTILEVDSWVREAVLQEDGPESEPFPQSADFEIQSENGENSNQDIFEDVELHEIFSEMPKREGVQQSDWESDFERDCGSRGPQGNTPGEEHRKVPSQGSEAGQLIGLQGTHLGEKPYECPQCGKTFSQKSHLITHERTHTGEKYYKCDKCGKGFSDGSSFSRHQTTHTREKPYKCRDCGKSFSQSGNLITHKRIHTSEKPFQCAECGKSFSRSPSLIAHQRTHTGEKPYSCPECGKSYGSRSSLNTHQGIHTGERPYKCKECGESFSYNSSLIRHQRIHTGEKPYSCPECGKSFGNRSSLNIHQGIHTGERPYECKECGKSFSCNSRLITHQRIHTGEKPYKCSDCGQRFSHSSALITHQRTHTGEKPYQCGECGKSFSHSSSLVRHRITHLPEKPYKCGECGKSFSQSSKLIAHQGRHTGEKPYECLTCGDSFSWSSSLIKHQRIHTGEKPYKCDFEIQSENGENSNQDIFEDVESHEIFSEMPKREGVQQSDWESDFERDCGSRGPQGNTPGEEHRKVPSQGREAEQLKGLQGTYLGEKPYECPQCGKTFSRKSHLIIHERTHTGEKYYKCDECGKSFSDGSSFSKHQTTHTGEKPYKCRDCGISFSQSANLITHQRIHTREKPYKCPDCGQRFSQSSALITHRRTHTGEKPYQCGECGKSFSQRSSLVRHRITHLPEKPYKCGECGKSFSQSSKLIAHQGRHTGEKPYECLTCGERFSWSSSLIKHQRIHTGEKPYKCDFEIQRENGENSNQDIFKDVESNEIFSEMPKREGVQQSDWESDFDRDCGSRGPQGNTPGEEHRKVPSQGREAGQLIGLQGTHLGEKPYECPQCGKTFSQKSHLIIHERTHTGEKPYSCPECGKSFGNRSNLNTHQGIHTGEKPYKCKECGKSFSYNSNLIGHQRIHTGEKPYKCPDCGQRFSHSSVLITHHRSHTGEKPYQCGKCGKSFSQSSNLARHRRTHLLEKPYKCGECGKSFSQSSSLIAHQGRHMGEKPYECLTCGENFSWSSSLIKHQRIHTGEKPYKCDFEIQSENGENSNQDIFEDVESHEIFSEMPKREGVQQSDWESDFERDCGSRGPQGNSPGEEHRKVPSQGREAGQLKGLQGT, from the exons ATGGCTGCTGAGGTGCCGAGAGTAACCACTCCCCTGAGCCCCTTGGTCCAGGTGCCTCAAGAGGACGAtaaacaggaggaggaggaggaggtcacCACCACGATCCTAGAGGTCGACTCTTGGGTACGGGAAGCTGTGCTGCAGGAGGATGGCCCTGAGTCTGAGCCCTTTCCCCAGAGTGCCG attttgagatCCAGAGTGAAAATGGGGAGAACTCTAATCAAGACATATTTGAGGACGTGGAGTTACATGAGATCTTCTCAGAAATGCCCAAACGGGAAGGTGTTCAGCAGTCTGACTGGGAAAGTGACTTTGAGAGAGACTGTGGTTCCAGGGGTCCCCAGGGAAATACCCCCGGAGAGGAACACAGGAAGGTTCCATCCCAGGGCAGTGAAGCTGGACAGCTCATAGGCCTTCAGGGCACCCACCTgggtgagaaaccctatgaatgtccCCAGTGCGGGAAAACTTTCAGCCAGAAATCCCACCTCATCACTCACGAGCGGACCCACACGGGAGAGAAATACTACAAATGCGACAAATGTGGAAAAGGCTTTAGTGATGGTTCAAGCTTTAGTAGACATCAAACGACCCACACCAGGGAGAAACCTTATAAATGCAGGGATTGTGGGAAAAGCTTTAGCCAGAGCGGAAACCTCATAACCCACAAGAGGATCCACACGAGCGAGAAACCCTTTCAGTGTGCCGAGTGTGGCAAGAGTTTCAGCAGGAGTCCCAGTCTCATTGCTCACCAGCGAACCCACACGGGAGAGAAACCTTACTCATGCCCAGAGTGTGGCAAGAGCTATGGCAGCCGGTCCAGCCTTAATACTCATCAGGGAATCCACACCGGAGAAAGGCCCtacaaatgtaaagaatgtggcGAAAGCTTTAGTTACAACTCCAGCCTGATCAGACACCAGAGGatccacacaggagagaaaccgtACTCATGCCCAGAGTGTGGCAAGAGCTTTGGCAACCGGTCCAGCCTTAATATTCATCAGGGAATCCACACCGGAGAAAGGCCCTACGAATGTAAAGAATGTGGCAAAAGCTTTAGTTGCAACTCTAGACTGATCACACACCAGAGGatccacacaggagagaaaccgtACAAATGTTCCGACTGTGGGCAGAGGTTCAGTCACAGCTCAGCCCTCATCACCCACCAGAGaactcacacaggagagaagccctatCAGTGTGGCGAGTGTGGGAAAAGCTTCAGCCACAGCTCCAGTCTGGTCAGGCACCGCATAACCCACTTGCCGGAGAAGCCCTACAAGTGCGGGGAGTGTGGGAAGAGCTTCAGCCAGAGCTCCAAACTGATTGCACACCAGGGGAGGCACACGGGCGAGAAGCCTTACGAGTGCCTCACGTGCGGGGATAGCTTCAGCTGGAGCTCCAGCCTCATCAAGCACCAGAGGATCCACACGGGGGAGAAGCCCTACAAATGTG attttgagatCCAGAGTGAAAATGGGGAGAACTCTAATCAAGACATATTTGAGGACGTGGAGTCACATGAGATCTTCTCAGAAATGCCCAAACGGGAAGGTGTTCAGCAGTCTGACTGGGAAAGTGACTTTGAGAGAGACTGTGGTTCCAGGGGTCCCCAGGGAAATACCCCCGGAGAGGAACACAGGAAGGTGCCATCCCAGGGCAGAGAAGCTGAACAGCTCAAAGGCCTTCAGGGCACCTACCTgggtgagaaaccctatgaatgtccCCAGTGCGGGAAAACTTTCAGCCGGAAATCCCACCTCATTATTCACGAGCGGACCCACACAGGAGAGAAATACTACAAATGCGACGAATGTGGAAAAAGCTTTAGTGATGGTTCAAGCTTTAGTAAACATCAAACGACTCACACCGGGGAGAAACCTTATAAATGCAGGGATTGTGGGATAAGCTTTAGCCAGAGCGCAAACCTCATAACCCACCAGAGGATCCACACACGGGAGAAACCGTACAAATGTCCCGACTGTGGGCAGAGGTTCAGTCAGAGCTCAGCCCTCATCACCCACCGGAGaactcacacaggagagaagccctatCAGTGTGGCGAATGTGGGAAAAGCTTCAGCCAAAGATCCAGTCTGGTCAGGCACCGCATAACCCACTTGCCGGAGAAGCCCTACAAGTGCGGGGAGTGTGGGAAGAGCTTCAGCCAGAGCTCCAAACTGATTGCACACCAGGGCAGGCACACGGGCGAGAAGCCTTACGAGTGCCTCACGTGTGGGGAGAGATTCAGCTGGAGCTCCAGCCTCATCAAGCACCAGAGGATCCACACGGGGGAGAAGCCCTACAAATGTG attttgagatccagagagaaaatggggagaacTCTAATCAAGACATATTTAAGGACGTGGAGTCAAATGAGATATTCTCAGAAATGCCCAAACGGGAAGGTGTTCAGCAGTCTGACTGGGAAAGTGACTTTGATAGAGACTGTGGTTCCAGGGGTCCCCAGGGAAATACCCCCGGAGAGGAACACAGGAAGGTGCCATCCCAGGGCAGAGAAGCTGGACAGCTCATAGGCCTTCAGGGCACCCACCTgggtgagaaaccctatgaatgtccCCAGTGCGGGAAAACTTTCAGCCAGAAATCCCACCTCATCATTCACGAGCGGacccacacaggagagaaaccgtACTCATGCCCAGAGTGTGGCAAGAGCTTTGGCAACCGGTCCAACCTTAATACTCATCAGGGAATCCACACCGGAGAAAAGCCCtacaaatgtaaagaatgtggcAAAAGCTTTAGTTACAACTCTAACCTGATTGGACACCAGAGGAtccacacaggggagaaaccgtACAAATGTCCCGACTGTGGGCAGAGGTTCAGTCACAGCTCAGTCCTCATCACCCACCACAGAAgtcacacaggagagaagccctatCAGTGTGGCAAGTGTGGGAAAAGCTTCAGCCAAAGCTCCAATCTGGCCAGGCACCGCAGGACCCACTTGCTGGAGAAGCCCTACAAGTGCGGGGAGTGTGGGAAGAGCTTCAGCCAGAGCTCCAGCCTGATTGCACACCAGGGGAGGCACATGGGCGAGAAGCCTTACGAGTGCCTCACGTGCGGGGAGAACTTCAGCTGGAGCTCCAGCCTCATCAAGCACCAGAGGATCCACACGGGGGAGAAGCCCTACAAATGTG attttgagatCCAGAGTGAAAATGGGGAGAACTCTAATCAAGACATATTTGAGGACGTGGAGTCACATGAGATCTTCTCAGAAATGCCCAAACGGGAAGGTGTTCAGCAGTCTGACTGGGAAAGTGACTTTGAGAGAGACTGTGGTTCCAGGGGTCCCCAGGGAAATTCCCCCGGAGAGGAACACAGGAAGGTGCCATCCCAGGGCAGAGAAGCTGGACAGCTCAAAGGCCTTCAGGGCACCTAA
- the LOC109439916 gene encoding uncharacterized protein LOC109439916 isoform X1 has protein sequence MAAEVPRVTTPLSPLVQVPQEDDKQEEEEEVTTTILEVDSWVREAVLQEDGPESEPFPQSAGKGSPREEVARGPQGTLGRLRELCRRWLRPEVHTKEQMLTMLPREIQAWLQEHRPGSSEEAVALVEGLTQTLGDSDFEIQSENGENSNQDIFEDVELHEIFSEMPKREGVQQSDWESDFERDCGSRGPQGNTPGEEHRKVPSQGSEAGQLIGLQGTHLGEKPYECPQCGKTFSQKSHLITHERTHTGEKYYKCDKCGKGFSDGSSFSRHQTTHTREKPYKCRDCGKSFSQSGNLITHKRIHTSEKPFQCAECGKSFSRSPSLIAHQRTHTGEKPYSCPECGKSYGSRSSLNTHQGIHTGERPYKCKECGESFSYNSSLIRHQRIHTGEKPYSCPECGKSFGNRSSLNIHQGIHTGERPYECKECGKSFSCNSRLITHQRIHTGEKPYKCSDCGQRFSHSSALITHQRTHTGEKPYQCGECGKSFSHSSSLVRHRITHLPEKPYKCGECGKSFSQSSKLIAHQGRHTGEKPYECLTCGDSFSWSSSLIKHQRIHTGEKPYKCDFEIQSENGENSNQDIFEDVESHEIFSEMPKREGVQQSDWESDFERDCGSRGPQGNTPGEEHRKVPSQGREAEQLKGLQGTYLGEKPYECPQCGKTFSRKSHLIIHERTHTGEKYYKCDECGKSFSDGSSFSKHQTTHTGEKPYKCRDCGISFSQSANLITHQRIHTREKPYKCPDCGQRFSQSSALITHRRTHTGEKPYQCGECGKSFSQRSSLVRHRITHLPEKPYKCGECGKSFSQSSKLIAHQGRHTGEKPYECLTCGERFSWSSSLIKHQRIHTGEKPYKCDFEIQRENGENSNQDIFKDVESNEIFSEMPKREGVQQSDWESDFDRDCGSRGPQGNTPGEEHRKVPSQGREAGQLIGLQGTHLGEKPYECPQCGKTFSQKSHLIIHERTHTGEKPYSCPECGKSFGNRSNLNTHQGIHTGEKPYKCKECGKSFSYNSNLIGHQRIHTGEKPYKCPDCGQRFSHSSVLITHHRSHTGEKPYQCGKCGKSFSQSSNLARHRRTHLLEKPYKCGECGKSFSQSSSLIAHQGRHMGEKPYECLTCGENFSWSSSLIKHQRIHTGEKPYKCDFEIQSENGENSNQDIFEDVESHEIFSEMPKREGVQQSDWESDFERDCGSRGPQGNSPGEEHRKVPSQGREAGQLKGLQGT, from the exons ATGGCTGCTGAGGTGCCGAGAGTAACCACTCCCCTGAGCCCCTTGGTCCAGGTGCCTCAAGAGGACGAtaaacaggaggaggaggaggaggtcacCACCACGATCCTAGAGGTCGACTCTTGGGTACGGGAAGCTGTGCTGCAGGAGGATGGCCCTGAGTCTGAGCCCTTTCCCCAGAGTGCCGGTAAGGGCAGCCCCCGTGAGGAGGTGGCCAGAGGGCCGCAGGGCACACTCGGCCGCCTTCGCGAGCTGTGTCGGCGCTGGCTGAGGCCGGAAGTTCACACCAAGGAGCAGATGTTGACCATGCTGCCCAGGGAGATTCAGGCCTGGCTGCAAGAGCATCGGCCTGGAAGCAGTGAGGAAGCAGTGGCCCTGGTGGAAGGCTTGACCCAGACGCTTGGGGACAGTG attttgagatCCAGAGTGAAAATGGGGAGAACTCTAATCAAGACATATTTGAGGACGTGGAGTTACATGAGATCTTCTCAGAAATGCCCAAACGGGAAGGTGTTCAGCAGTCTGACTGGGAAAGTGACTTTGAGAGAGACTGTGGTTCCAGGGGTCCCCAGGGAAATACCCCCGGAGAGGAACACAGGAAGGTTCCATCCCAGGGCAGTGAAGCTGGACAGCTCATAGGCCTTCAGGGCACCCACCTgggtgagaaaccctatgaatgtccCCAGTGCGGGAAAACTTTCAGCCAGAAATCCCACCTCATCACTCACGAGCGGACCCACACGGGAGAGAAATACTACAAATGCGACAAATGTGGAAAAGGCTTTAGTGATGGTTCAAGCTTTAGTAGACATCAAACGACCCACACCAGGGAGAAACCTTATAAATGCAGGGATTGTGGGAAAAGCTTTAGCCAGAGCGGAAACCTCATAACCCACAAGAGGATCCACACGAGCGAGAAACCCTTTCAGTGTGCCGAGTGTGGCAAGAGTTTCAGCAGGAGTCCCAGTCTCATTGCTCACCAGCGAACCCACACGGGAGAGAAACCTTACTCATGCCCAGAGTGTGGCAAGAGCTATGGCAGCCGGTCCAGCCTTAATACTCATCAGGGAATCCACACCGGAGAAAGGCCCtacaaatgtaaagaatgtggcGAAAGCTTTAGTTACAACTCCAGCCTGATCAGACACCAGAGGatccacacaggagagaaaccgtACTCATGCCCAGAGTGTGGCAAGAGCTTTGGCAACCGGTCCAGCCTTAATATTCATCAGGGAATCCACACCGGAGAAAGGCCCTACGAATGTAAAGAATGTGGCAAAAGCTTTAGTTGCAACTCTAGACTGATCACACACCAGAGGatccacacaggagagaaaccgtACAAATGTTCCGACTGTGGGCAGAGGTTCAGTCACAGCTCAGCCCTCATCACCCACCAGAGaactcacacaggagagaagccctatCAGTGTGGCGAGTGTGGGAAAAGCTTCAGCCACAGCTCCAGTCTGGTCAGGCACCGCATAACCCACTTGCCGGAGAAGCCCTACAAGTGCGGGGAGTGTGGGAAGAGCTTCAGCCAGAGCTCCAAACTGATTGCACACCAGGGGAGGCACACGGGCGAGAAGCCTTACGAGTGCCTCACGTGCGGGGATAGCTTCAGCTGGAGCTCCAGCCTCATCAAGCACCAGAGGATCCACACGGGGGAGAAGCCCTACAAATGTG attttgagatCCAGAGTGAAAATGGGGAGAACTCTAATCAAGACATATTTGAGGACGTGGAGTCACATGAGATCTTCTCAGAAATGCCCAAACGGGAAGGTGTTCAGCAGTCTGACTGGGAAAGTGACTTTGAGAGAGACTGTGGTTCCAGGGGTCCCCAGGGAAATACCCCCGGAGAGGAACACAGGAAGGTGCCATCCCAGGGCAGAGAAGCTGAACAGCTCAAAGGCCTTCAGGGCACCTACCTgggtgagaaaccctatgaatgtccCCAGTGCGGGAAAACTTTCAGCCGGAAATCCCACCTCATTATTCACGAGCGGACCCACACAGGAGAGAAATACTACAAATGCGACGAATGTGGAAAAAGCTTTAGTGATGGTTCAAGCTTTAGTAAACATCAAACGACTCACACCGGGGAGAAACCTTATAAATGCAGGGATTGTGGGATAAGCTTTAGCCAGAGCGCAAACCTCATAACCCACCAGAGGATCCACACACGGGAGAAACCGTACAAATGTCCCGACTGTGGGCAGAGGTTCAGTCAGAGCTCAGCCCTCATCACCCACCGGAGaactcacacaggagagaagccctatCAGTGTGGCGAATGTGGGAAAAGCTTCAGCCAAAGATCCAGTCTGGTCAGGCACCGCATAACCCACTTGCCGGAGAAGCCCTACAAGTGCGGGGAGTGTGGGAAGAGCTTCAGCCAGAGCTCCAAACTGATTGCACACCAGGGCAGGCACACGGGCGAGAAGCCTTACGAGTGCCTCACGTGTGGGGAGAGATTCAGCTGGAGCTCCAGCCTCATCAAGCACCAGAGGATCCACACGGGGGAGAAGCCCTACAAATGTG attttgagatccagagagaaaatggggagaacTCTAATCAAGACATATTTAAGGACGTGGAGTCAAATGAGATATTCTCAGAAATGCCCAAACGGGAAGGTGTTCAGCAGTCTGACTGGGAAAGTGACTTTGATAGAGACTGTGGTTCCAGGGGTCCCCAGGGAAATACCCCCGGAGAGGAACACAGGAAGGTGCCATCCCAGGGCAGAGAAGCTGGACAGCTCATAGGCCTTCAGGGCACCCACCTgggtgagaaaccctatgaatgtccCCAGTGCGGGAAAACTTTCAGCCAGAAATCCCACCTCATCATTCACGAGCGGacccacacaggagagaaaccgtACTCATGCCCAGAGTGTGGCAAGAGCTTTGGCAACCGGTCCAACCTTAATACTCATCAGGGAATCCACACCGGAGAAAAGCCCtacaaatgtaaagaatgtggcAAAAGCTTTAGTTACAACTCTAACCTGATTGGACACCAGAGGAtccacacaggggagaaaccgtACAAATGTCCCGACTGTGGGCAGAGGTTCAGTCACAGCTCAGTCCTCATCACCCACCACAGAAgtcacacaggagagaagccctatCAGTGTGGCAAGTGTGGGAAAAGCTTCAGCCAAAGCTCCAATCTGGCCAGGCACCGCAGGACCCACTTGCTGGAGAAGCCCTACAAGTGCGGGGAGTGTGGGAAGAGCTTCAGCCAGAGCTCCAGCCTGATTGCACACCAGGGGAGGCACATGGGCGAGAAGCCTTACGAGTGCCTCACGTGCGGGGAGAACTTCAGCTGGAGCTCCAGCCTCATCAAGCACCAGAGGATCCACACGGGGGAGAAGCCCTACAAATGTG attttgagatCCAGAGTGAAAATGGGGAGAACTCTAATCAAGACATATTTGAGGACGTGGAGTCACATGAGATCTTCTCAGAAATGCCCAAACGGGAAGGTGTTCAGCAGTCTGACTGGGAAAGTGACTTTGAGAGAGACTGTGGTTCCAGGGGTCCCCAGGGAAATTCCCCCGGAGAGGAACACAGGAAGGTGCCATCCCAGGGCAGAGAAGCTGGACAGCTCAAAGGCCTTCAGGGCACCTAA
- the LOC109439916 gene encoding uncharacterized protein LOC109439916 isoform X3, which yields MNKYIPLSEQEGEWRVLAGCKSVCLFKDFEIQSENGENSNQDIFEDVELHEIFSEMPKREGVQQSDWESDFERDCGSRGPQGNTPGEEHRKVPSQGSEAGQLIGLQGTHLGEKPYECPQCGKTFSQKSHLITHERTHTGEKYYKCDKCGKGFSDGSSFSRHQTTHTREKPYKCRDCGKSFSQSGNLITHKRIHTSEKPFQCAECGKSFSRSPSLIAHQRTHTGEKPYSCPECGKSYGSRSSLNTHQGIHTGERPYKCKECGESFSYNSSLIRHQRIHTGEKPYSCPECGKSFGNRSSLNIHQGIHTGERPYECKECGKSFSCNSRLITHQRIHTGEKPYKCSDCGQRFSHSSALITHQRTHTGEKPYQCGECGKSFSHSSSLVRHRITHLPEKPYKCGECGKSFSQSSKLIAHQGRHTGEKPYECLTCGDSFSWSSSLIKHQRIHTGEKPYKCDFEIQSENGENSNQDIFEDVESHEIFSEMPKREGVQQSDWESDFERDCGSRGPQGNTPGEEHRKVPSQGREAEQLKGLQGTYLGEKPYECPQCGKTFSRKSHLIIHERTHTGEKYYKCDECGKSFSDGSSFSKHQTTHTGEKPYKCRDCGISFSQSANLITHQRIHTREKPYKCPDCGQRFSQSSALITHRRTHTGEKPYQCGECGKSFSQRSSLVRHRITHLPEKPYKCGECGKSFSQSSKLIAHQGRHTGEKPYECLTCGERFSWSSSLIKHQRIHTGEKPYKCDFEIQRENGENSNQDIFKDVESNEIFSEMPKREGVQQSDWESDFDRDCGSRGPQGNTPGEEHRKVPSQGREAGQLIGLQGTHLGEKPYECPQCGKTFSQKSHLIIHERTHTGEKPYSCPECGKSFGNRSNLNTHQGIHTGEKPYKCKECGKSFSYNSNLIGHQRIHTGEKPYKCPDCGQRFSHSSVLITHHRSHTGEKPYQCGKCGKSFSQSSNLARHRRTHLLEKPYKCGECGKSFSQSSSLIAHQGRHMGEKPYECLTCGENFSWSSSLIKHQRIHTGEKPYKCDFEIQSENGENSNQDIFEDVESHEIFSEMPKREGVQQSDWESDFERDCGSRGPQGNSPGEEHRKVPSQGREAGQLKGLQGT from the exons atgaacaagtacATTCCTCTTTCTGAACAAGAAGGGGAGTGGAGAGTGTTGGCAGGTTGTAAAAGTGTATGTCTTTTCAAAG attttgagatCCAGAGTGAAAATGGGGAGAACTCTAATCAAGACATATTTGAGGACGTGGAGTTACATGAGATCTTCTCAGAAATGCCCAAACGGGAAGGTGTTCAGCAGTCTGACTGGGAAAGTGACTTTGAGAGAGACTGTGGTTCCAGGGGTCCCCAGGGAAATACCCCCGGAGAGGAACACAGGAAGGTTCCATCCCAGGGCAGTGAAGCTGGACAGCTCATAGGCCTTCAGGGCACCCACCTgggtgagaaaccctatgaatgtccCCAGTGCGGGAAAACTTTCAGCCAGAAATCCCACCTCATCACTCACGAGCGGACCCACACGGGAGAGAAATACTACAAATGCGACAAATGTGGAAAAGGCTTTAGTGATGGTTCAAGCTTTAGTAGACATCAAACGACCCACACCAGGGAGAAACCTTATAAATGCAGGGATTGTGGGAAAAGCTTTAGCCAGAGCGGAAACCTCATAACCCACAAGAGGATCCACACGAGCGAGAAACCCTTTCAGTGTGCCGAGTGTGGCAAGAGTTTCAGCAGGAGTCCCAGTCTCATTGCTCACCAGCGAACCCACACGGGAGAGAAACCTTACTCATGCCCAGAGTGTGGCAAGAGCTATGGCAGCCGGTCCAGCCTTAATACTCATCAGGGAATCCACACCGGAGAAAGGCCCtacaaatgtaaagaatgtggcGAAAGCTTTAGTTACAACTCCAGCCTGATCAGACACCAGAGGatccacacaggagagaaaccgtACTCATGCCCAGAGTGTGGCAAGAGCTTTGGCAACCGGTCCAGCCTTAATATTCATCAGGGAATCCACACCGGAGAAAGGCCCTACGAATGTAAAGAATGTGGCAAAAGCTTTAGTTGCAACTCTAGACTGATCACACACCAGAGGatccacacaggagagaaaccgtACAAATGTTCCGACTGTGGGCAGAGGTTCAGTCACAGCTCAGCCCTCATCACCCACCAGAGaactcacacaggagagaagccctatCAGTGTGGCGAGTGTGGGAAAAGCTTCAGCCACAGCTCCAGTCTGGTCAGGCACCGCATAACCCACTTGCCGGAGAAGCCCTACAAGTGCGGGGAGTGTGGGAAGAGCTTCAGCCAGAGCTCCAAACTGATTGCACACCAGGGGAGGCACACGGGCGAGAAGCCTTACGAGTGCCTCACGTGCGGGGATAGCTTCAGCTGGAGCTCCAGCCTCATCAAGCACCAGAGGATCCACACGGGGGAGAAGCCCTACAAATGTG attttgagatCCAGAGTGAAAATGGGGAGAACTCTAATCAAGACATATTTGAGGACGTGGAGTCACATGAGATCTTCTCAGAAATGCCCAAACGGGAAGGTGTTCAGCAGTCTGACTGGGAAAGTGACTTTGAGAGAGACTGTGGTTCCAGGGGTCCCCAGGGAAATACCCCCGGAGAGGAACACAGGAAGGTGCCATCCCAGGGCAGAGAAGCTGAACAGCTCAAAGGCCTTCAGGGCACCTACCTgggtgagaaaccctatgaatgtccCCAGTGCGGGAAAACTTTCAGCCGGAAATCCCACCTCATTATTCACGAGCGGACCCACACAGGAGAGAAATACTACAAATGCGACGAATGTGGAAAAAGCTTTAGTGATGGTTCAAGCTTTAGTAAACATCAAACGACTCACACCGGGGAGAAACCTTATAAATGCAGGGATTGTGGGATAAGCTTTAGCCAGAGCGCAAACCTCATAACCCACCAGAGGATCCACACACGGGAGAAACCGTACAAATGTCCCGACTGTGGGCAGAGGTTCAGTCAGAGCTCAGCCCTCATCACCCACCGGAGaactcacacaggagagaagccctatCAGTGTGGCGAATGTGGGAAAAGCTTCAGCCAAAGATCCAGTCTGGTCAGGCACCGCATAACCCACTTGCCGGAGAAGCCCTACAAGTGCGGGGAGTGTGGGAAGAGCTTCAGCCAGAGCTCCAAACTGATTGCACACCAGGGCAGGCACACGGGCGAGAAGCCTTACGAGTGCCTCACGTGTGGGGAGAGATTCAGCTGGAGCTCCAGCCTCATCAAGCACCAGAGGATCCACACGGGGGAGAAGCCCTACAAATGTG attttgagatccagagagaaaatggggagaacTCTAATCAAGACATATTTAAGGACGTGGAGTCAAATGAGATATTCTCAGAAATGCCCAAACGGGAAGGTGTTCAGCAGTCTGACTGGGAAAGTGACTTTGATAGAGACTGTGGTTCCAGGGGTCCCCAGGGAAATACCCCCGGAGAGGAACACAGGAAGGTGCCATCCCAGGGCAGAGAAGCTGGACAGCTCATAGGCCTTCAGGGCACCCACCTgggtgagaaaccctatgaatgtccCCAGTGCGGGAAAACTTTCAGCCAGAAATCCCACCTCATCATTCACGAGCGGacccacacaggagagaaaccgtACTCATGCCCAGAGTGTGGCAAGAGCTTTGGCAACCGGTCCAACCTTAATACTCATCAGGGAATCCACACCGGAGAAAAGCCCtacaaatgtaaagaatgtggcAAAAGCTTTAGTTACAACTCTAACCTGATTGGACACCAGAGGAtccacacaggggagaaaccgtACAAATGTCCCGACTGTGGGCAGAGGTTCAGTCACAGCTCAGTCCTCATCACCCACCACAGAAgtcacacaggagagaagccctatCAGTGTGGCAAGTGTGGGAAAAGCTTCAGCCAAAGCTCCAATCTGGCCAGGCACCGCAGGACCCACTTGCTGGAGAAGCCCTACAAGTGCGGGGAGTGTGGGAAGAGCTTCAGCCAGAGCTCCAGCCTGATTGCACACCAGGGGAGGCACATGGGCGAGAAGCCTTACGAGTGCCTCACGTGCGGGGAGAACTTCAGCTGGAGCTCCAGCCTCATCAAGCACCAGAGGATCCACACGGGGGAGAAGCCCTACAAATGTG attttgagatCCAGAGTGAAAATGGGGAGAACTCTAATCAAGACATATTTGAGGACGTGGAGTCACATGAGATCTTCTCAGAAATGCCCAAACGGGAAGGTGTTCAGCAGTCTGACTGGGAAAGTGACTTTGAGAGAGACTGTGGTTCCAGGGGTCCCCAGGGAAATTCCCCCGGAGAGGAACACAGGAAGGTGCCATCCCAGGGCAGAGAAGCTGGACAGCTCAAAGGCCTTCAGGGCACCTAA